Proteins encoded in a region of the Limisphaerales bacterium genome:
- a CDS encoding peptide chain release factor-like protein, with amino-acid sequence MAGDGMISIPDSNADLSKQCEVQTYRASAKGGQHVNKTESAVRITHRETKIVVICQDERSQYRNKQIAFSRLRKKLEALNNKRKKRIPTRATKGSKERRLKAKKNQSTKKDFRKRPLGEE; translated from the coding sequence TTGGCAGGTGATGGAATGATTTCCATTCCCGATTCCAATGCAGATCTCTCAAAGCAATGCGAGGTCCAGACCTATCGCGCATCGGCAAAAGGCGGCCAGCACGTCAATAAAACCGAGAGCGCGGTGCGGATCACCCACCGGGAAACGAAAATCGTTGTGATCTGTCAGGACGAGCGCAGTCAGTATCGCAATAAGCAAATTGCATTTTCCCGGTTACGGAAAAAGCTGGAAGCATTAAACAACAAACGAAAAAAGCGAATCCCCACCCGGGCCACCAAAGGTTCCAAAGAAAGACGGCTTAAGGCCAAAAAGAATCAATCCACAAAAAAGGACTTTCGCAAAAGGCCCCTTGGGGAGGAATAA
- a CDS encoding tetratricopeptide repeat protein produces the protein MKTLHLVSLSLICSAWFASAGAAPKAAKAPKVDPNLQAGQAALRAKDYPAAVAALDKAVAAKGKRADEAVYLKALAQYHGKLYDDCIGTLGRLAAHHPKSVWLHKGRFLKANAFVQKRDYKSAEAVYNAEATRLLSAARKQDVAGVIIHFADALAKKPAKDDLKAPPPNFAKAYNLYNKALAMEIGRDLRDAVMFKKARAIQQANNPTQAITDFRAYLVEFDPDWMGPVGSAARASGMKKENPAAAGKHPLAARYHLAEAQLKANQLPQGRVNLEDLLKLITAQKADDAQAKLVADSRWSIINTYRMPNATAHELEPGIKAARNFLKQHTDDPRAVYAAWWIAQAYHRVGRSDDAIAAYNDFIAKKNHKLPAGDALTATIPVNGGTPAKLQDTWEKEALHQVAQIRFGQKKYTEASATFQSYINKYPDGPQWANCQRGIINGQYQVAMDAVEAKEYAKARKLFEAFLTANPLDSRAARILFLFGQITFQTAVDLEEADGADKAVAEAYGKAIAEWQRLVSKYPGTEESSVALYRIGLIYEEKQGDLTAALEAYRKLTWGSKAGSARARSDDDQAFVGVAN, from the coding sequence ATGAAAACATTGCATCTAGTTTCCCTCTCTCTCATTTGTTCCGCGTGGTTTGCGTCTGCGGGGGCGGCTCCGAAAGCGGCCAAAGCACCCAAGGTGGATCCCAATCTGCAAGCAGGCCAAGCGGCGTTGCGGGCGAAGGATTATCCGGCGGCGGTGGCGGCGCTGGATAAGGCCGTGGCCGCGAAGGGCAAGCGCGCGGATGAGGCGGTTTATTTGAAGGCGTTGGCGCAGTATCACGGGAAACTTTACGACGATTGCATTGGCACGTTGGGGCGGTTGGCGGCGCATCATCCAAAATCAGTGTGGCTCCACAAGGGGCGGTTCCTCAAGGCCAACGCGTTTGTGCAGAAGCGCGATTACAAGAGCGCCGAGGCGGTGTACAACGCGGAGGCCACGCGGCTGCTTTCGGCGGCGCGTAAGCAGGATGTCGCGGGGGTGATCATTCACTTTGCCGACGCGCTGGCGAAGAAACCGGCGAAGGATGACTTGAAAGCGCCGCCGCCGAATTTTGCCAAGGCGTACAATTTATACAACAAAGCGCTGGCGATGGAGATCGGACGCGACCTGCGTGATGCAGTGATGTTCAAAAAAGCGCGGGCGATTCAACAGGCAAATAATCCAACGCAGGCGATCACAGATTTCCGCGCATACCTTGTGGAGTTCGATCCGGACTGGATGGGGCCGGTGGGCAGCGCAGCGCGGGCGAGTGGAATGAAAAAAGAAAATCCCGCCGCGGCCGGAAAACATCCGCTGGCGGCGCGGTATCATTTGGCCGAGGCGCAGTTGAAGGCGAATCAATTGCCGCAGGGCCGCGTGAATCTGGAGGATTTACTGAAGCTCATCACCGCACAAAAGGCCGACGACGCGCAGGCAAAGTTGGTGGCCGATTCGCGGTGGTCGATCATCAACACATATCGAATGCCGAACGCAACCGCGCACGAACTGGAGCCAGGCATCAAGGCGGCGCGCAATTTCCTTAAACAGCACACGGACGACCCGCGCGCGGTGTACGCTGCGTGGTGGATCGCGCAGGCTTACCATCGCGTGGGGCGTTCGGATGATGCGATCGCGGCGTACAATGATTTTATCGCCAAGAAAAATCACAAGCTCCCCGCGGGCGATGCGTTGACGGCGACGATCCCCGTCAATGGCGGCACGCCGGCCAAGCTACAGGATACGTGGGAAAAAGAAGCGCTGCATCAGGTGGCGCAAATTCGGTTTGGCCAAAAGAAATACACTGAAGCCTCGGCGACGTTCCAAAGTTATATCAACAAATATCCGGACGGCCCGCAGTGGGCCAACTGCCAGCGCGGCATTATCAACGGCCAATATCAGGTGGCGATGGATGCGGTGGAGGCAAAGGAATATGCGAAGGCGCGTAAATTGTTTGAGGCGTTTTTGACGGCTAATCCGTTGGACAGTCGCGCGGCGCGGATTCTGTTTCTGTTTGGCCAAATCACGTTTCAAACTGCCGTGGATTTGGAAGAAGCCGACGGCGCGGACAAGGCCGTGGCGGAGGCCTACGGCAAAGCGATCGCTGAGTGGCAGCGGCTGGTGAGCAAATATCCGGGCACGGAAGAAAGCTCAGTAGCGCTCTATCGCATCGGGTTGATTTACGAGGAAAAACAGGGCGACCTCACCGCCGCGCTGGAGGCCTACCGCAAGCTCACCTGGGGCAGCAAAGCCGGCAGCGCGCGCGCGCGTAGCGATGATGACCAAGCCTTCGTTGGTGTTGCAAACTGA
- a CDS encoding glycoside hydrolase family 16 protein translates to MRIYFCVLLLGLNSITATSAEKWKLVWSDEFNGKQLDYSKWGVEENAFGGGNQELQIYTDRKKNIRVENGRLIIEAHKDNAQIAGTQRQFSSGRIRTKHRGDWCYGKFEIRAKLPAGQGLWPAIWMLPTNDKFGSWAASGEIDIMEFRGHEPNTYHGTLHFGGLWPNNRQSTGKLKLAEGNFTDVFRTFGIEWEAGEIRWYLDGKLWQTKKKWDTVGGKFPAPFTEPFHLVLNLAVGGGFPGNPNAQTSFPSKMEVDWVRVYQRK, encoded by the coding sequence ATGAGAATTTACTTCTGCGTCCTGCTACTTGGCCTGAATTCAATAACAGCCACCTCGGCTGAGAAATGGAAACTAGTGTGGTCCGATGAATTCAATGGCAAGCAACTCGATTACTCGAAATGGGGCGTGGAAGAAAATGCATTCGGAGGCGGCAATCAAGAATTGCAAATTTACACCGACCGCAAAAAAAATATTCGCGTGGAAAACGGGCGGCTGATCATTGAGGCACACAAAGACAACGCGCAGATTGCCGGGACCCAACGGCAGTTTTCTTCGGGGCGCATTCGCACCAAGCACCGCGGCGATTGGTGCTATGGCAAATTCGAAATCCGCGCCAAGCTGCCCGCCGGCCAAGGCCTTTGGCCCGCGATTTGGATGCTGCCCACCAACGACAAATTTGGTTCTTGGGCGGCCAGTGGCGAGATTGATATTATGGAATTTCGTGGCCACGAACCCAATACCTATCACGGCACACTTCATTTCGGTGGCTTGTGGCCGAATAACCGGCAATCCACCGGCAAGCTTAAGTTGGCGGAAGGAAACTTCACAGATGTCTTTCGCACCTTCGGTATCGAGTGGGAAGCCGGAGAAATTCGCTGGTATCTGGACGGCAAGCTCTGGCAAACAAAAAAGAAGTGGGACACCGTGGGCGGTAAGTTTCCCGCGCCCTTTACTGAGCCATTTCACCTCGTGTTGAATCTTGCAGTAGGGGGGGGATTCCCAGGGAATCCAAATGCTCAGACGTCATTTCCATCTAAAATGGAAGTGGATTGGGTACGCGTGTATCAGCGGAAATAG
- a CDS encoding DUF2726 domain-containing protein, with product MTIILVGVLLVLVIAAFIFLKIQGKEEPAQGAYVSRGALMTPAEQEFFRVLRSSLPIEHYQIFSKVRMADIVDVKKGMEKKSRTRALNRIISKHVDFLLCNPIDSSIYAVVELDDSSHNRQSQKRNDAFKNETFAACAIPLVRFPVKASYSPEEIAAQINSAFGR from the coding sequence ATGACAATCATCCTGGTTGGAGTTTTACTGGTGCTGGTCATTGCGGCCTTCATTTTTTTAAAAATCCAGGGCAAAGAGGAACCGGCGCAGGGGGCATATGTGTCCAGAGGCGCTTTGATGACTCCGGCCGAACAGGAGTTTTTTCGTGTCTTGAGGAGTTCGCTCCCCATTGAACATTACCAGATATTCTCAAAGGTACGGATGGCGGATATTGTGGACGTCAAAAAAGGCATGGAAAAAAAGTCTCGAACCCGTGCGCTCAACAGAATTATTTCAAAGCATGTAGACTTTCTGCTGTGCAATCCGATCGACTCCTCAATCTATGCGGTGGTGGAACTCGATGACTCTTCTCACAACAGGCAATCACAGAAGCGCAATGATGCATTCAAAAATGAGACGTTTGCCGCATGCGCTATCCCGTTGGTGCGGTTTCCTGTAAAGGCTTCGTACAGCCCAGAAGAAATTGCCGCGCAAATAAACTCGGCCTTTGGCAGGTGA
- a CDS encoding transposase, whose amino-acid sequence MSFTARKQLPHQVPGWVPDGEKYFITICCQQRGTNQLCHDEIGKIIFSSADHYQQSHQWICHLLLLMPDHLHGIFSFSRETGIKQIIGNWKRYLAQQVGLKWQRDFFDHRLRNTDELETKATYILMNPVRKKLCDQPEDWKWIHRGG is encoded by the coding sequence ATGTCGTTTACTGCTCGCAAACAACTTCCCCATCAAGTTCCCGGGTGGGTTCCGGATGGCGAAAAGTATTTCATCACCATCTGCTGCCAGCAACGGGGCACGAATCAATTATGCCACGACGAGATTGGAAAAATCATTTTCTCCTCGGCCGATCATTATCAGCAATCCCATCAATGGATTTGCCATCTTTTGTTGCTGATGCCCGATCATTTGCACGGCATTTTTTCTTTTTCGCGTGAAACGGGGATAAAGCAGATCATCGGCAATTGGAAACGATACCTTGCTCAACAGGTCGGCCTAAAATGGCAACGGGATTTCTTTGATCACCGGCTTCGCAATACCGATGAATTGGAAACAAAGGCGACATACATTTTGATGAATCCGGTTCGGAAAAAACTGTGTGATCAGCCTGAGGATTGGAAATGGATTCACCGCGGTGGGTAG
- a CDS encoding bifunctional rhamnulose-1-phosphate aldolase/short-chain dehydrogenase has product MAKKQYKYVNDLWKDSEVKKLDPANRLIYRSNKLGSDQRITNTGGGNTSSKLMETDPLTGESVEVLWVKGSGGDLRTSKKENFASLYQEKLIALQNVYANKKKRGPKTPAEDEMVGMYPHCTFNLNPRASSIDTPLHSFVPGTHVDHTHPNAPIAICASKNSKKITKEVYGNDIVWTPWLRPGFELGLALQEVSAKNPKAKGVMLGQHGLINWADDEKDCYYLSLDLIEKASAYIEKAYKKKGGDKKAFGGQKHATLPEKVRRKVFAKLLPWLRGQVSQQKRFIGTIQDDDTILRFVNSKDAGRLAELGTSCPDHFLRTKIKPLYVPLKAVKNKKLDDAFVDQYVETLKAELTAGLKQYRKDYATYYKNCKRPGSPAMRDANPTVMLIPGCGMIAWGKNKSESRVTAEFYNCAVEVMRGAEAIDKYIALPQQEAFDIEYWALEEAKLQRMPAEKELARQVIVVIGAGSGIGREVAHRVVRDGAHVVCVDMNLAAAQATAKEITDQYGVGIGIAGSGISNCGPAIGLACNITDRASVRAMLDDVALAYGGFDSICVTAGVFWPSDTTGHIPDDKWDFTFGVNVKGSYIVGDEAANTWREQGLNGNLILTTSANAVVAKKGSVAYDTSKAAANHLVRELAIELAPTVRVNAVAPATVVQGSSMFPRDRVIGSLAKYGIKYTEKESDDSLRRKLAKFYASRTLTNDPITPEDQAEAFYLLLTKRLNKTCGQVISVDGGLHEAFLR; this is encoded by the coding sequence ATGGCGAAGAAGCAATATAAATACGTGAACGACCTCTGGAAGGATAGCGAGGTCAAGAAACTGGATCCGGCCAATCGGCTCATCTATCGCTCCAACAAGCTGGGCAGCGATCAGCGCATCACCAACACCGGCGGCGGCAATACCTCCAGCAAGCTCATGGAGACTGATCCGCTGACGGGCGAGTCGGTCGAAGTGCTTTGGGTGAAGGGGTCGGGCGGCGATTTGCGCACGTCCAAGAAAGAGAATTTCGCCTCGCTCTATCAGGAGAAACTGATCGCGCTGCAAAATGTCTACGCGAACAAGAAAAAGCGCGGCCCTAAGACGCCGGCCGAGGACGAAATGGTGGGGATGTATCCACACTGCACGTTTAACCTCAACCCGCGCGCATCGTCCATCGACACGCCGCTGCACTCGTTTGTGCCCGGCACACACGTGGACCACACGCACCCGAACGCGCCCATCGCGATTTGTGCGTCCAAGAATTCCAAGAAGATCACCAAGGAAGTGTACGGCAACGACATTGTCTGGACACCATGGCTTCGCCCGGGCTTCGAGCTGGGCCTCGCCTTGCAGGAGGTCTCCGCCAAGAATCCGAAGGCCAAGGGTGTGATGCTTGGCCAGCACGGCCTGATTAACTGGGCCGATGACGAGAAGGATTGCTACTATCTCTCGCTCGATCTCATCGAGAAAGCCTCCGCCTACATCGAAAAGGCCTACAAGAAAAAGGGCGGCGACAAGAAAGCCTTCGGCGGCCAGAAACACGCCACGCTGCCCGAGAAGGTCCGCCGCAAAGTGTTCGCCAAGCTGCTCCCGTGGCTGCGCGGCCAAGTGAGCCAACAGAAGCGCTTCATCGGCACCATCCAGGACGACGACACCATTCTGCGTTTTGTGAACAGCAAAGACGCCGGACGACTGGCCGAACTGGGCACCAGCTGCCCGGACCATTTCCTGCGCACCAAAATCAAGCCGCTCTACGTGCCGCTCAAGGCTGTGAAAAACAAGAAGCTCGACGACGCCTTTGTGGATCAATACGTCGAGACTTTGAAAGCCGAGCTGACTGCCGGCCTCAAGCAGTACCGCAAGGATTACGCGACCTACTACAAAAACTGCAAGCGCCCCGGCTCGCCCGCGATGCGCGATGCGAACCCCACGGTGATGCTCATCCCCGGTTGCGGGATGATTGCGTGGGGCAAAAACAAAAGCGAAAGCCGCGTGACCGCGGAGTTTTACAACTGTGCCGTGGAAGTCATGCGCGGCGCCGAGGCGATTGACAAATACATCGCCCTCCCACAACAGGAAGCCTTCGACATCGAATACTGGGCGCTCGAAGAAGCCAAGCTGCAGCGCATGCCCGCCGAGAAGGAACTCGCTCGTCAGGTCATCGTGGTCATCGGCGCCGGCAGCGGCATCGGCCGCGAGGTGGCCCATCGCGTAGTGCGCGATGGCGCGCATGTTGTGTGCGTGGACATGAACCTCGCCGCCGCCCAAGCCACCGCCAAGGAAATCACCGACCAATACGGCGTGGGCATCGGCATCGCCGGCAGCGGCATTAGCAACTGCGGACCCGCCATCGGCCTCGCCTGCAACATCACCGACCGCGCCAGCGTGCGCGCCATGCTCGATGACGTCGCCCTCGCCTACGGCGGGTTCGACAGCATCTGTGTCACCGCCGGCGTTTTCTGGCCCAGCGACACCACCGGCCACATTCCGGATGACAAATGGGACTTCACCTTCGGCGTCAACGTCAAAGGCAGCTACATCGTCGGCGACGAAGCCGCCAACACCTGGCGCGAGCAGGGCCTCAACGGCAATCTTATCCTCACCACCAGCGCCAACGCCGTCGTCGCCAAGAAAGGAAGCGTCGCCTACGACACCTCCAAGGCCGCCGCGAACCATCTCGTCCGTGAACTGGCCATCGAACTGGCCCCCACCGTGCGCGTCAACGCCGTGGCTCCGGCCACCGTGGTGCAGGGCAGCAGCATGTTCCCGCGCGACCGCGTCATTGGCTCCCTCGCCAAATACGGAATCAAGTACACCGAAAAAGAAAGCGACGATTCCCTGCGCCGCAAGCTGGCCAAATTCTATGCCAGCCGCACCTTGACCAACGACCCGATCACCCCCGAAGACCAGGCCGAAGCGTTTTATCTTCTACTAACAAAACGCCTCAACAAAACCTGCGGCCAAGTCATCAGCGTCGACGGCGGATTGCACGAGGCGTTTTTGCGGTAA
- a CDS encoding sulfatase → MAVGLAGRLSRVKRIICILVLAGLTLESAAQIRRPNIVFVLADDLGWAELGCYGNGFNETPNLDRLAKEGMRFTQAYAAAPVCSPYRAALLTGQHPARVGITDYLRPNSSNGLPVSQVALPEILAKHEYTTGMVGKWHLTGYKHHEAEFELRPTDHGFGWNTGSEVKGVGNGANFFPYVFRTQPISWIDLPKSKLGKGEYLTDRLNHEAVEFIERNKDQSFFLYLSHYAPHTILNGRPDLVEKYRRKHKPGASTRARERCYLCQDSGLKGDACHHWAGSHNPHLAAMLESIDDGIGMIDRKLRELGIDRDTIFIFSSDNGGETNVTSNAPLRGGKSQLYEGGIRVPLIVRWPNGKVPAGSTTSRPVVNHDFYPTFMEAADIDPDPGQKLDGVSMLPTLRYPNRASKREALHWHYPLDKPHFLGGVSGGAIRVGDWKLIEFFDPATKEKHALFNLAKDPSEKTNLAAAEPQRVAELQGRLVKWRTQVGARIPSRPLLTSPRDLKFGDHFSEGQVSGGWFFQKEWQVEQGVLRRNEIAGENKRIFYKNPNFKDAMVRFDFQFDGATDLRLVTGASGNYNTVIHIRRDHFYLQTAMDDRGPWFSMRHGECAYDFVPGQWYTMTVEFLGDEAVAHLDAEHLVYAKHPIIDQERTYFALQVDRAGAAFDNLQVFTAGRHRDHEINRARIAKLSGKFPVKQSPQDAYEIRKRNTHAQLHLHDAKYRKLMTAVDTLDAEKKKRFPAVFSTNKTFRKKIAEQRKKLHAEDPVYKETLFATHRANRAMEAYLKEQNPAIESGPEASRKAVLERTRLKHRNDPAYQKLAAAAAAAQRKLEAGYPQLFVSDDAIKAKRDAAREAIKALPDYKELTAKRAAAYREQQDYLHGSDSQLAALQQQVQKLNDQEKK, encoded by the coding sequence ATGGCGGTGGGTTTGGCTGGGAGGCTCTCCCGCGTGAAACGGATTATTTGTATACTTGTTTTGGCCGGGTTGACTCTGGAAAGCGCCGCGCAGATTCGGCGGCCGAATATTGTGTTTGTGCTGGCGGATGATCTCGGTTGGGCGGAGCTGGGGTGTTACGGGAATGGGTTTAACGAGACGCCGAATCTGGATCGGTTGGCGAAGGAGGGGATGCGGTTTACGCAGGCGTATGCGGCGGCACCGGTGTGTTCGCCGTATCGGGCGGCGCTGCTTACGGGGCAACATCCGGCGCGCGTGGGCATCACGGATTATCTGCGTCCGAATTCCTCCAATGGTCTGCCGGTGAGTCAGGTGGCGTTGCCGGAAATTTTGGCGAAGCACGAGTACACGACGGGCATGGTGGGTAAGTGGCATCTGACGGGCTACAAACATCACGAGGCGGAGTTTGAACTGCGGCCGACGGACCATGGGTTTGGCTGGAACACGGGCAGCGAGGTGAAGGGCGTGGGCAACGGAGCGAATTTTTTCCCGTACGTGTTTCGCACGCAGCCGATCTCGTGGATTGATCTGCCGAAGAGCAAGCTGGGCAAGGGCGAGTATTTGACCGACCGACTGAACCACGAGGCGGTGGAGTTTATTGAGCGGAACAAGGACCAGTCGTTTTTTCTCTACCTCAGCCATTACGCGCCGCACACGATCCTGAACGGCCGGCCGGATCTCGTGGAAAAATACCGCCGCAAACACAAGCCGGGGGCGAGCACGCGCGCCCGCGAACGGTGCTATCTTTGTCAGGATTCCGGTCTCAAGGGGGATGCCTGTCATCACTGGGCCGGTTCGCATAATCCGCATTTGGCGGCGATGCTGGAGAGCATTGATGACGGGATTGGAATGATCGATCGCAAGCTGCGCGAGCTGGGGATTGATCGGGATACGATTTTTATTTTTAGCAGCGACAATGGCGGCGAGACCAACGTGACCTCGAACGCGCCGTTGCGCGGCGGCAAAAGCCAGCTCTATGAGGGCGGCATTCGTGTGCCGTTGATCGTGCGCTGGCCGAATGGCAAGGTGCCAGCGGGGAGCACAACATCGCGGCCGGTGGTGAATCATGATTTTTACCCGACCTTTATGGAGGCGGCGGACATCGATCCTGATCCGGGCCAAAAGCTGGATGGCGTGTCGATGCTACCCACACTGCGTTACCCGAATCGGGCGTCCAAGCGTGAGGCGTTGCATTGGCATTATCCGTTGGATAAACCGCATTTCCTCGGCGGCGTTTCTGGCGGCGCGATTCGCGTGGGCGACTGGAAGTTGATCGAGTTTTTTGATCCGGCAACCAAAGAAAAGCACGCGCTCTTTAATCTCGCGAAAGATCCCTCGGAGAAAACCAACCTCGCGGCGGCGGAGCCCCAGCGCGTGGCGGAGCTGCAGGGCCGGTTGGTCAAGTGGCGGACACAGGTGGGCGCGCGCATTCCCTCGCGACCGTTGCTGACTTCCCCTCGCGATTTGAAATTCGGCGATCATTTTTCCGAAGGGCAGGTAAGTGGCGGCTGGTTCTTCCAGAAGGAATGGCAGGTGGAACAGGGCGTGCTGCGGCGCAATGAAATCGCCGGCGAGAATAAGCGGATCTTTTACAAGAATCCGAATTTCAAGGACGCGATGGTGCGGTTTGATTTTCAGTTTGATGGGGCGACTGATCTCCGGCTCGTGACCGGAGCCTCGGGTAACTACAACACGGTGATCCACATTCGGCGCGATCATTTTTATCTGCAAACGGCGATGGACGATCGCGGCCCGTGGTTCTCCATGCGGCACGGCGAATGCGCGTATGACTTTGTGCCGGGCCAATGGTACACGATGACCGTGGAGTTTCTCGGCGATGAAGCAGTGGCGCATCTCGATGCCGAACATCTCGTGTACGCCAAGCATCCGATCATTGACCAGGAGCGCACCTACTTCGCGCTGCAGGTCGATCGCGCCGGGGCGGCGTTTGATAATCTGCAGGTGTTCACCGCCGGCCGGCATCGCGATCACGAGATCAATCGCGCGCGGATTGCGAAATTGTCCGGGAAATTTCCGGTGAAGCAATCGCCGCAAGACGCCTACGAGATTCGAAAACGCAACACGCACGCGCAACTGCATCTCCACGATGCCAAATACCGCAAGCTGATGACGGCGGTGGATACGTTGGACGCGGAAAAGAAAAAGCGTTTCCCGGCTGTATTCAGCACGAACAAAACCTTCCGGAAAAAGATCGCGGAGCAACGCAAGAAACTGCACGCGGAAGATCCCGTTTATAAGGAGACCCTCTTCGCGACCCACCGCGCCAACCGCGCGATGGAGGCGTATCTCAAGGAACAGAATCCGGCGATCGAGTCGGGCCCGGAGGCCAGCCGCAAGGCGGTGTTGGAACGGACGCGCCTGAAACACCGGAACGATCCGGCTTATCAGAAGCTCGCCGCGGCCGCCGCCGCCGCGCAACGCAAGCTGGAGGCGGGTTACCCACAGTTGTTTGTGTCCGACGACGCGATCAAAGCCAAACGCGACGCCGCGCGGGAGGCAATCAAGGCCCTGCCGGATTACAAGGAGCTGACGGCGAAACGCGCCGCGGCTTATCGTGAGCAGCAGGATTATTTGCACGGGAGCGATTCGCAACTTGCGGCGCTGCAGCAGCAGGTACAGAAACTAAACGATCAGGAGAAAAAATAA
- a CDS encoding sel1 repeat family protein, which yields MKQFSLYLLSLILVMPALGADKATPLPKDFKSLLALAEKGDAEAQARLANFYYWGKGVKVDRIESYKWASRSAKQGNLIAKYHVASAHFAGVGIPQDTEKAEVLYKEAAPGLRALAKQGNAYAQYCLGQMYGYGRGVNRNYSEAFQWKLKAAKQDLPEAQSAIGDMYHSGRGVKKDEKEALKWLRKAANQNLPNAKAVIGALQKEGELGLEKNVAKGMQHLKESVIQGSPLGMFVLGTAYLFEELSLASGVEKDIDKGLALMRASAKQGPAMARSMLGVVLLTGQEGVEKDIESGISLIRTAAVQRDPIAQFMLAQSYLAGLFGIGKDVGKGFKLLQQAAENGNPDAQGLLANIYYSGQFGIEKDFLKSYAWNVIAATNGDKKSKQGKEFLMKRLTPEQLAKAEAMVKEMIEKNPRLLK from the coding sequence ATGAAGCAATTCTCCCTTTATCTACTAAGCCTCATTCTGGTCATGCCCGCACTTGGCGCGGACAAGGCCACCCCCTTGCCAAAGGATTTCAAATCACTCTTGGCCTTGGCGGAAAAGGGCGATGCCGAGGCTCAGGCTCGACTGGCCAATTTCTACTACTGGGGAAAAGGGGTGAAGGTGGACAGAATCGAATCCTATAAGTGGGCATCCCGTTCAGCCAAACAAGGCAACCTCATCGCTAAATATCACGTTGCTTCTGCCCACTTCGCCGGAGTGGGCATCCCGCAAGACACGGAAAAAGCTGAAGTGCTGTACAAGGAAGCCGCGCCCGGATTGCGCGCCTTGGCCAAACAGGGAAATGCCTATGCCCAATACTGTTTAGGCCAAATGTATGGATACGGAAGAGGCGTTAACAGAAACTACAGTGAGGCATTTCAATGGAAGCTGAAAGCAGCAAAGCAGGATTTGCCTGAAGCACAGAGTGCGATTGGCGACATGTACCATAGTGGAAGGGGAGTGAAGAAAGATGAAAAGGAGGCGCTGAAGTGGCTTCGCAAAGCCGCGAACCAAAACTTGCCAAATGCCAAGGCGGTAATTGGAGCGTTGCAGAAAGAGGGCGAGCTGGGCTTGGAGAAAAACGTGGCAAAAGGGATGCAGCATTTAAAGGAATCCGTTATACAAGGAAGCCCCCTCGGAATGTTTGTTCTTGGAACTGCTTATTTATTCGAGGAATTGTCATTAGCTTCTGGTGTGGAAAAGGACATAGATAAGGGCCTTGCACTGATGCGCGCCTCAGCAAAACAAGGACCTGCGATGGCGCGATCCATGCTTGGTGTAGTATTGTTGACAGGTCAAGAGGGTGTAGAGAAAGACATTGAAAGCGGAATTAGCCTGATTCGCACCGCAGCCGTGCAAAGGGACCCCATTGCTCAATTTATGCTTGCGCAATCATATCTGGCTGGGCTTTTTGGAATAGGCAAGGACGTAGGCAAAGGATTTAAATTGCTGCAACAAGCAGCGGAAAATGGAAACCCCGACGCACAGGGACTTCTTGCGAATATTTATTATTCGGGCCAATTTGGTATTGAGAAAGATTTCTTGAAATCCTATGCGTGGAATGTCATTGCCGCAACCAACGGAGATAAGAAATCCAAGCAGGGCAAAGAATTCCTCATGAAGCGCTTAACCCCCGAACAACTCGCCAAAGCCGAAGCCATGGTCAAGGAGATGATTGAAAAGAATCCGCGACTACTGAAATGA